The Pseudomonas kermanshahensis genome includes a window with the following:
- a CDS encoding DUF493 domain-containing protein produces MSEPDVKSHKIEFPCADYPIKVIGDTVVGFKDMVIEVLSKHAKVDLATLAERQSKEGKYTTVQLHIVAESENQLHDINSALRATGIVKMVL; encoded by the coding sequence ATGAGCGAACCTGACGTCAAGTCGCACAAAATCGAATTCCCCTGCGCCGACTACCCGATCAAGGTCATCGGCGATACCGTTGTCGGTTTCAAGGACATGGTCATCGAAGTCCTCAGCAAACACGCCAAGGTCGACCTCGCCACGCTGGCCGAGCGCCAGAGCAAGGAAGGCAAGTACACCACGGTGCAATTGCACATCGTTGCCGAGAGCGAGAACCAGCTGCACGATATCAACAGCGCCCTGCGCGCTACCGGCATCGTGAAAATGGTGCTCTGA